The Cherax quadricarinatus isolate ZL_2023a chromosome 43, ASM3850222v1, whole genome shotgun sequence genome has a segment encoding these proteins:
- the LOC138853937 gene encoding uncharacterized protein, protein MTAHSFGNTLYYDSSCGIVTAVLEADIITAVLEEDIITAVLEADIITAVLEADIITAVLEADIIAAVLEADIIAAVLEADIITAVLEADIITAVLEADIITAVLEADIITAVLEADIIAAVLEADIITAVLEADIITAVLEADIITAVLEADIITAVLEADIITAVLEADIITAVLEADIITAVLEVDIITAVLEADIITAVLEADIIFTDV, encoded by the coding sequence ATGACTGCCCACAGTTTTGGTAATACTTTGTATTACGACAGCAGTTGTGGTATTGTGACAGCTGTGCTGGAGGCAGATATTATAACAGCTGTGCTGGAGGAAGATATTATAACAGCTGTGCTGGAGGCAGATATTATAACAGCTGTGCTGGAGGCAGATATTATAACAGCTGTACTGGAGGCAGATATTATAGCAGCTGTGCTGGAGGCAGATATTATAGCAGCTGTGCTGGAGGCAGATATTATAACAGCTGTGCTGGAGGCAGATATTATAACAGCTGTGCTGGAGGCAGATATTATAACAGCTGTGCTGGAGGCAGATATTATAACAGCTGTGCTGGAGGCAGATATTATAGCAGCTGTGCTGGAGGCAGATATTATAACAGCTGTGCTGGAGGCAGATATTATAACAGCTGTGCTGGAGGCAGATATTATAACAGCTGTGCTGGAGGCAGATATTATAACAGCTGTGCTGGAGGCAGATATTATAACAGCTGTGCTGGAGGCAGATATTATAACAGCTGTGCTGGAGGCAGATATTATAACAGCTGTGCTGGAGGTAGATATTATAACAGCTGTGCTGGAGGCAGATATTATAACAGCTGTGCTGGAGGCAGATATTATCTTTACGGATGTATAG